TAGGTCAGGGAGAAAAAATTCCATGGAGTTTTCATTCATCGGCAAATGGGAAACGTTTTAAGAATATTTGGACGAGTTTTATGGGGATGGGGCCGCCTTGGCAATGCTGACCCCTAGGCCTACCAAAATTTGTTAAGCTTTGTATCTAATTAGAGCCAATCTGTAACATTTTTTGACAGATCCAGTCCAGGCGTTCATCCTTTCCCTACTCCGCCATTATGCCCAACCTAGAGCCCGCCGTTGTTGTCCCTACCTCCGAGGCGATCGCCGTTGACCTGACTAAGCTAGAGGAGAAGTTAGCTCCGGCGGATAGTTTTTTGGATCGTCACTTGGGCCCCGGAGAAACGGAACAGCGGCAAATGCTCCAGACACTGGGTTTTGATACTTTGGGGGATTTGATTGACCAAGCCGTGCCCCCGGCCATTCGCTTTCCCCGGTCTTTGCAACTACCAGCTTCCCAAAGTGAGTATGGGGCGATCGCCCAACTGAAATCCATTGCCTCCAAAAATCAAGTTTTTCGCTCCTATATTGGCATGGGGTACTACGACACCATCACCCCGCCGGTTATCCAACGGAACATTTTAGAAAACCCCGGTTGGTACACAGCCTATACCCCCTACCAAGCGGAAATTGCCCAGGGTCGGTTGGAAGCGCTGTTGAATTTTCAAACCATGGTGATGGATTTAACCGGGCTGGAAATTGCCAATGCTTCTTTGTTGGATGAAGGTACCGCCGCCGCTGAAGCCATGGCCCTGAGTTATGGGGTCAGCAAAAGTAAAGCCAATGCTTTTTTCGTTGCCCAGGACTGCCATCCCCAAACCATTGAGGTGATTAAAACCCGGGCCAATCCCCTCGGTATTGAAGTAATTGTCGGCGACCATCATACTTTTTCCTTTTCTACGTCCATTTTCGGCGCTTTACTGCAATACCCTGCCACCGATGGGGCTGTTTATGATTACCGTAGTTTCATTGACAAAGCCCATCAACACCAAGCCTTGGTTACCCTGGCCGCCGACCCCCTCAGTCTGACCCTGCTCACTCCCCCCGGTGAATTGGGGGCTGACATTGCGGTGGGCAGTACCCAGAGGTTTGGCATTCCCTTGGGTTACGGTGGGCCCCACGCCGCCTACTTTGCCACCAAGGCCGAATATCAGCGGAAAATGCCGGGACGCATTGTGGGGGTTTCCAAGGATGCCCATGGTAACCCCGCTCTCCGTTTAGCGCTGCAAACCAGGGAACAACATATCCGTCGGGACAAGGCCACTAGTAATATCTGTACTGCCCAGGTTCTCTTGGCAGTGATGGCTTCTATGTATGGGGTGTACCACGGTTCCACGGGGCTAAAAAATATTGCCCTGAGAATTCACCAGTTGACGGTCCTATTGGCGATCGGCTTAAAGCGGTTAAATTACAGTCTCAATAATGATTACTTTTTCGATACCCTGCGGGTGGGGGTAGGGGAACAGAGTGCTCCAGCCATTTTGAAAGCGGCGGAAGGGCGGGGAATTAATCTGCGGCCCCTGGTCCCTGGGGAAGTGGGCATTAGCTTGGATGAAACGGTGACGGTGCAGGATCTGCTTGACCTGTGGCAAGTTTTTGCTGGTAAGGATAATTTACCCTTTACACCGGAGGAACTGTGGTCGGAAGTTAAAACGAGCTTTCCCGCCGATTTAACCCGTCAGAGTCTATACCTACAGGATGCAGTTTTTAATCAGTACCATTCCGAAACCGAGTTACTGCGTTATTTGCATCAATTAGAAAGCAAAGATTTAGCCCTAAACACTTCCATGATTCCGTTGGGTTCCTGCACGATGAAACTCAACGCCACAGCGGAAATGATGCCGGTTACTTGGCCTGAATTTGGCAAAATTCACCCCTTTGCCCCCGCTGGTCAAACGGAAGGTTATCAGATTTTATTTGCCCAATTGGAAGCCTGGTTGGGGGAAATCACCGGTTTTGATGCCATTTCTTTGCAACCTAATGCCGGTTCCCAAGGAGAATATGCGGGTTTGCAGGTGATCCGTCAGTATCACCTCAGTCGGGGTGAGGAACAACGCAATATTTGTTTAATCCCTGAATCGGCCCACGGCACCAATCCAGCCAGTGCGGTGATGTGTGGCATGCAGGTGGTCCCGGTTAAGTGCGACGGGGAAGGCAACATCGATGTGGAAGATTTGACCAGTAAAGCAGAAAAGTACGGCGATCGCCTGGCGGCGTTAATGGTGACCTATCCTTCTACCCATGGGGTATTTGAAGCCACCATCGGAACTATTTGCGACATTGTGCATCGTTTTGGCGGCGAGGTTTACATGGATGGGGCCAATATGAATGCCCAGGTGGGACTGTGCCGTCCGGCTGATTTTGGGGCGGATGTGTGCCATCTCAATTTACACAAGACTTTTTGCATTCCCCACGGCGGTGGCGGCCCCGGTATGGGCCCCATTGGGGTTAAATCCCATTTGCAGGCATT
The genomic region above belongs to Synechocystis sp. PCC 6803 substr. PCC-P and contains:
- the gcvP gene encoding aminomethyl-transferring glycine dehydrogenase, with protein sequence MPNLEPAVVVPTSEAIAVDLTKLEEKLAPADSFLDRHLGPGETEQRQMLQTLGFDTLGDLIDQAVPPAIRFPRSLQLPASQSEYGAIAQLKSIASKNQVFRSYIGMGYYDTITPPVIQRNILENPGWYTAYTPYQAEIAQGRLEALLNFQTMVMDLTGLEIANASLLDEGTAAAEAMALSYGVSKSKANAFFVAQDCHPQTIEVIKTRANPLGIEVIVGDHHTFSFSTSIFGALLQYPATDGAVYDYRSFIDKAHQHQALVTLAADPLSLTLLTPPGELGADIAVGSTQRFGIPLGYGGPHAAYFATKAEYQRKMPGRIVGVSKDAHGNPALRLALQTREQHIRRDKATSNICTAQVLLAVMASMYGVYHGSTGLKNIALRIHQLTVLLAIGLKRLNYSLNNDYFFDTLRVGVGEQSAPAILKAAEGRGINLRPLVPGEVGISLDETVTVQDLLDLWQVFAGKDNLPFTPEELWSEVKTSFPADLTRQSLYLQDAVFNQYHSETELLRYLHQLESKDLALNTSMIPLGSCTMKLNATAEMMPVTWPEFGKIHPFAPAGQTEGYQILFAQLEAWLGEITGFDAISLQPNAGSQGEYAGLQVIRQYHLSRGEEQRNICLIPESAHGTNPASAVMCGMQVVPVKCDGEGNIDVEDLTSKAEKYGDRLAALMVTYPSTHGVFEATIGTICDIVHRFGGEVYMDGANMNAQVGLCRPADFGADVCHLNLHKTFCIPHGGGGPGMGPIGVKSHLQAFLPRTSLNSTAELQAEDQSIGMISAAPYGSASILVISWMYIAMMGPQGLTKATEVAILSANYMAKRLENYYPILFRGNNELVAHECILDLRPLKKQAAIEVEDVAKRLMDFGFHAPTVSWPVLGTMMVEPTESESLGELDRFCDAMIAIYQEAQAITHGEIDPADNPLKNAPHTAQSLICGEWNHPYSQEEAAYPAPWTKQFKFWPAVGRINNTYGDRHLVCSCEGMEAYKEG